One stretch of Actinacidiphila sp. DG2A-62 DNA includes these proteins:
- a CDS encoding lactonase family protein, with amino-acid sequence MSDEDSARSPGAPTPPRPARPAGSAQPARPAPSPHPSRRRLLGAATGVALLGVAGSSRAGAATVRDDRAQAPDGAAGRTSPGPAPHASAVEEQPRPLYTGTYTSSGGPGIAVMTYDPGSGSVSPSGTLPSVADPSFLAARGDGLLYAVDENEDRVTAVAVGGGAPRVLNSSAAGGSGPCHLAVHRAGGHLLTANYGSGSVAVHRLAADGSLGERTDLVQHTGSGPDPDRQSGPHTHMVLNDPGGAFVLAVDLGTDTVYTYRLDTGSGRLTGVSTAKAPAGAGPRHAAFHPSGRFLYVANELGDSLTVCGYDPDTGTVTPGDSLPTVPAGSGGAERNYPAEVAVCADGAFVYVSNRGHDSIARFRVADGGARLELLDAVPSGGAYPRHIALAPGDAWLFAANQNSGTVAVFARDGATGALTPAGDPLAVTAPVCVLPQ; translated from the coding sequence GTGAGTGACGAAGACTCCGCCCGTTCCCCCGGCGCTCCCACCCCTCCCCGGCCGGCGCGGCCGGCGGGGTCGGCGCAGCCCGCGCGGCCGGCGCCGTCCCCGCATCCGTCCCGGCGGCGCCTGCTCGGCGCCGCGACCGGGGTCGCGCTCCTCGGCGTCGCGGGGTCGTCGCGGGCCGGCGCGGCCACCGTCCGTGACGACCGCGCGCAGGCCCCGGACGGCGCCGCGGGCCGCACCTCGCCCGGGCCCGCGCCGCACGCCTCCGCCGTCGAGGAGCAACCGCGGCCGCTGTACACGGGCACCTACACCTCCTCGGGCGGGCCGGGCATCGCCGTCATGACGTACGACCCCGGCTCCGGCTCGGTCAGCCCGTCCGGGACGCTGCCCTCGGTGGCCGATCCGTCGTTCCTCGCCGCCCGCGGCGACGGCCTGCTCTACGCGGTGGACGAGAACGAGGACCGGGTCACGGCGGTCGCGGTCGGCGGCGGCGCGCCGCGCGTGCTGAACAGCAGCGCCGCCGGGGGCTCCGGACCGTGCCACCTGGCGGTGCACCGGGCCGGCGGACATCTGCTGACCGCGAACTACGGCTCGGGCAGCGTGGCCGTGCACCGGCTGGCCGCCGACGGGTCGCTCGGCGAGCGGACCGACCTCGTCCAGCACACGGGGTCCGGCCCCGACCCCGACCGGCAGAGCGGTCCGCACACCCACATGGTGCTGAACGACCCGGGGGGCGCGTTCGTCCTCGCCGTCGACCTGGGCACCGACACCGTGTACACCTACCGGCTCGACACCGGCTCGGGCCGGCTGACCGGCGTCTCGACCGCGAAGGCGCCGGCCGGCGCAGGTCCGCGGCACGCCGCGTTCCACCCCTCGGGGCGGTTCCTGTACGTGGCGAACGAGCTGGGCGACTCGCTGACCGTGTGCGGTTACGACCCGGACACCGGGACGGTGACGCCGGGGGACTCGCTGCCCACGGTCCCGGCCGGCAGCGGCGGCGCCGAGCGCAACTACCCCGCGGAGGTCGCCGTCTGCGCGGACGGCGCCTTCGTCTACGTGTCCAACCGGGGCCACGACAGCATCGCCCGCTTCCGGGTCGCCGACGGCGGCGCGCGGCTGGAGCTCCTCGACGCCGTCCCGTCCGGCGGCGCCTACCCGCGGCACATCGCCCTCGCGCCGGGCGACGCGTGGCTGTTCGCGGCGAACCAGAACTCCGGGACGGTCGCGGTGTTCGCCCGCGACGGGGCGACGGGCGCGCTGACGCCGGCGGGCGATCCGCTCGCGGTCACCGCGCCGGTGTGCGTCCTGCCGCAGTAG